The proteins below are encoded in one region of Antennarius striatus isolate MH-2024 chromosome 7, ASM4005453v1, whole genome shotgun sequence:
- the sgip1a gene encoding SH3-containing GRB2-like protein 3-interacting protein 1 isoform X2 yields MRNNERHNRKEMVADNWAFIWGLKKRTRKAFGIRKKEKDNDSAGSPDRDGGSQKRTNGAPNGFYGDIDWDRYNSPEVDEEGYSIRPDDESEEGVPTTKKSPFFSSDESEEDEDHRKKFKIKIKPLLADRIVTAPSVDELKASIGNIALSPSPLGLKRNTSREEIARPRRVVIPAVATAPATAPQPPSTPQTPVSEDTTALFGPPLETTFGESKTEAVLSESNVWGAPLSELDSSFTRSFPRGTPPPLPPKNVPSTGLPSIDGDAEVSREADGSTRNPSIADLDNIFGPTQAPDASENTSDMWVCFSEESPDRPPLPEEPAPPLPTSSPPPAESLAPPLPSSPPPSEDPVPALPTSPPPKEESVLHLPIAPPTTAESTAPPVQSDRPVSKNGTPLAVAISPPPAPPKEIAPSPQSSSPPVNSPTSVPPAPVPKARTPPAVTSPTDEPAARPIPPPLVLSPVEQIKNTDSNKAKEVSSEAVTSPIDACLGSRTTPPPPPPPPTYRAVVSSSGPTSGAGGSSSGSSSPVRPATPSSVNHTPPPPPPPRPPSRPKLPPGKPTAGDASRPFSPPVASASPPPIAPLARAESTSSISSTNSLSAATTPTVGKELSVSVSENDQPSLVWFDRGKFYLTFEGCSRGPSPLTMGAQDTLPVAAAFTETVNAFFKGADPSKCGVKIIGEMVLSFPAGITRHFANNPSPAVLTFSITNYSRLEHVLPNPQLLCCDTTTTKVKADSKDFWVNMPNLIAHLKKVAEQKPQATYYNVDMLKYQVSTEGLQSIPLSLAVSWRCEPTSTDLRIDYKYNGDAMTTPVALNNVQFLVSVDGGVSKLQAVLPPAAWNAEHQRILWKIPDISKKSENGGVGSLLARFQLTEGPSKPAPLAVQFTSEGSTLSGCDIELAGPGYRFSLIKKRFAAGKYLADN; encoded by the exons ATGAGGAACAATGAGAGGCATAACAGAAAGGAAATGGTGGCAGACAACTGGGCTTTCATCTGGG GATTGAAAAAGCGTACCAGGAAGGCCTTTGGGATacggaagaaagagaaggacaATGACTCTGC GGGGTCACCGGACAGAGACGGGGGT TCTCAGAAGAGGACCAACGGGGCCCCTAATGGCTTCTATGGAGATATTGACTGGGACAGATAT aacTCTCCTGAAGTGGATGAAGAGGGCTACAGCATCAGACCCGATGACGAGTCAGAGGAGGGAG TGCCGACTACCAAAAAGTCCCCATTCTTTTCTTCTGATGAGTCGGAAGAAGACGAGGACCACAggaaaaaattcaaaatcaagATTAAGCCACTGCTGGCTGATCGAATAGTTACAGCTCCCTCAGTTGACGAGCTGAAAGCCTCCATAGGGAACATAGCCCTGTCCCCGTCTCCTCTG GGATTGAAAAGGAACACATCCA GAGAGGAGATTGCCAGACCAAGACGTGTTGTTATCCCTGCTGTGGCCACTGCACCAGCTACGGCACCACAACCTCCCAG CACTCCTCAAACACCAGTGTCTGAAGACACAACAGCTTTATTTGGGCCTCCTCTGGAAACAACCTTTGGGGAATCAAAAACTGAAG CGGTTCTGTCTGAGTCCAATGTGTGGGGTGCTCCTCTATCAGAGCTCGACTCCTCTTTTACCAGATCGTTTCCCAGGGGCA CTCCACCTCCCCTTCCACCCAAGAATGTCCCATCGACTGGCCTCCCTTCTATAGATGGTGATGCTG AAGTGTCTAGAGAAGCTGACGGCTCCACCAGGAATCCTTCAATCGCTGACTTGGATAACATTTTTGGACCGACGCAGGCGCCCGATGCTAGCGAGAATACAAGTGACATGTGGGTCTGCTTTAGTGAAGAAAGTCCTGACCGGCCACCTCTGCCGGAGGAACCAGCACCTCCACTACCaacctcctcccctcctccagcAGAATCCCTTGCCCCACCCTTACCCTCATCACCGCCTCCTTCAGAAGACCCTGTACCAGCTCTGCCCACCTCACCTCCCCCTAAAGAGGAATCTGTGCTTCATCTGCCAATAGCCCCGCCCACCACAGCAGAGTCAACTGCGCCTCCTGTCCAATCCGATCGTCCTGTATCCAAAAACGGAACTCCTCTCGCAGTCGCTATTTCCCCACCTCCTGCACCACCAAAAGAAATTGCACCTTCTCCTcaatcctcttctcctcctgtcAACTCACCCACTAGTGTACCCCCAGCCCCTGTTCCTAAAGCAAGAACCCCTCCAGCGGTAACATCCCCCACTGATGAACCTGCAGCACGCCCCATCCCGCCACCCCTTGTCCTGTCTCCAGTGGAGCAGATAAAGAACACAGACTCCAATAAAGCTAAAGAGGTCAGCAGTGAAGCTGTCACCTCACCCATTGATGCTTGCCTGGGGAGCAGGACGACAcctcccccaccacctcctcctcccacatACCGAGCTGTGGTGTCCTCGTCAGGTCCCACATCCGGAGCTGGTGGCTCAAGTAGCG GTTCCTCCTCTCCAGTGCGACCAGCCACTCCTTCATCAGTCAAccacacaccaccaccccctcctccaccccgcCCCCCTTCCCGGCCCAAACTTCCTCCAGGGAAACCAACTGCAGGAGATGCT AGTCGTCCATTCAGTCCTCCGGTCGCCTCTGCAAGCCCTCCTCCCATCGCCCCCTTGGCGCGGGCCGAGAGcacctcttccatctcctccacCAACTCCTTGAGTGCTGCCACCACCCCCACAGTCGGTAAAGAGCTCTCCGTGTCcgtgtcag AGAATGACCAGCCCTCCCTTGTATGGTTTGACAGAGGGAAGTTTTATTTAACCTTTGAAG GCTGCTCCAGAGGACCCAGTCCTCTCACCATGGGAGCTCAggacacacttcctgtggcTGCTGCATTTACAGAGACAGTGAATGCTTTCTTTAAAGGAGCTGATCCCAGCAA gTGTGGTGTGAAGATCATAGGTGAGATGGTTTTGTCGTTTCCAGCTGGGATTACGCGGCACTTTGCTAATAACCCGTCCCCCGCCGTGCTAACCTTCAGCATAACCAACTACAGCCGACTGGAGCATGTGTTGCCTAACCCCCAGCTCCTCTGCTG TGACACCACCACCACAAAAGTCAAGGCTGATTCCAAGGACTTCTGGGTAAACATGCCAAACCTGATTGCCCATTTAAAAAAGGTGGCAGAGCAGAAGCCACAGGCAACATACTACAATGTGGACATGCTCAAATATCAG GTGTCGACGGAGGGCCTTCAGTCGATTCCCCTGAGCCTAGCGGTCAGCTGGAGATGTGAGCCCACCAGCACTGATTTAAGGATAGACTACAAATACAATGGCGACGCCATGACGACGCCAGTGGCCCTCAACAACGTCCAGTTCCTCGTCTCAGTTGATGGAGGGGTTTCAAAACTACAGGCTGTCTTGCCACCTGCTGCATG GAATGCAGAGCATCAAAGAATTCTTTGGAAGATTCCTGATATCTCAAAGAAATCTGAAAATGGAG GTGTGGGATCGTTGTTGGCACGCTTTCAGCTAACAGAAGGCCCCAGTAAACCTGCTCCCCTGGCAGTGCAGTTCACCAGTGAGGGCAGCACGCTATCAGGCTGTGACATCGAGCTGGCCGGGCCAGGATACCGCTTTTCTCTCATCAAGAAGAGGTTTGCTGCAG GAAAATATCTGGCCGACAACTGA
- the sgip1a gene encoding SH3-containing GRB2-like protein 3-interacting protein 1 isoform X5, with amino-acid sequence MRNNERHNRKEMVADNWAFIWGLKKRTRKAFGIRKKEKDNDSAGSPDRDGGSQKRTNGAPNGFYGDIDWDRYNSPEVDEEGYSIRPDDESEEGVPTTKKSPFFSSDESEEDEDHRKKFKIKIKPLLADRIVTAPSVDELKASIGNIALSPSPLRRSPGLKRNTSREEIARPRRVVIPAVATAPATAPQPPSTPQTPVSEDTTALFGPPLETTFGESKTEAVLSESNVWGAPLSELDSSFTRSFPRGTPPPLPPKNVPSTGLPSIDGDAEVSREADGSTRNPSIADLDNIFGPTQAPDASENTSDMWVCFSEESPDRPPLPEEPAPPLPTSSPPPAESLAPPLPSSPPPSEDPVPALPTSPPPKEESVLHLPIAPPTTAESTAPPVQSDRPVSKNGTPLAVAISPPPAPPKEIAPSPQSSSPPVNSPTSVPPAPVPKARTPPAVTSPTDEPAARPIPPPLVLSPVEQIKNTDSNKAKEVSSEAVTSPIDACLGSRTTPPPPPPPPTYRAVVSSSGPTSGAGGSSSGSSSPVRPATPSSVNHTPPPPPPPRPPSRPKLPPGKPTAGDASRPFSPPVASASPPPIAPLARAESTSSISSTNSLSAATTPTVGKELSVSVSGCSRGPSPLTMGAQDTLPVAAAFTETVNAFFKGADPSKCGVKIIGEMVLSFPAGITRHFANNPSPAVLTFSITNYSRLEHVLPNPQLLCCDTTTTKVKADSKDFWVNMPNLIAHLKKVAEQKPQATYYNVDMLKYQVSTEGLQSIPLSLAVSWRCEPTSTDLRIDYKYNGDAMTTPVALNNVQFLVSVDGGVSKLQAVLPPAAWNAEHQRILWKIPDISKKSENGGVGSLLARFQLTEGPSKPAPLAVQFTSEGSTLSGCDIELAGPGYRFSLIKKRFAAGKYLADN; translated from the exons ATGAGGAACAATGAGAGGCATAACAGAAAGGAAATGGTGGCAGACAACTGGGCTTTCATCTGGG GATTGAAAAAGCGTACCAGGAAGGCCTTTGGGATacggaagaaagagaaggacaATGACTCTGC GGGGTCACCGGACAGAGACGGGGGT TCTCAGAAGAGGACCAACGGGGCCCCTAATGGCTTCTATGGAGATATTGACTGGGACAGATAT aacTCTCCTGAAGTGGATGAAGAGGGCTACAGCATCAGACCCGATGACGAGTCAGAGGAGGGAG TGCCGACTACCAAAAAGTCCCCATTCTTTTCTTCTGATGAGTCGGAAGAAGACGAGGACCACAggaaaaaattcaaaatcaagATTAAGCCACTGCTGGCTGATCGAATAGTTACAGCTCCCTCAGTTGACGAGCTGAAAGCCTCCATAGGGAACATAGCCCTGTCCCCGTCTCCTCTG AGACGTAGCCCG GGATTGAAAAGGAACACATCCA GAGAGGAGATTGCCAGACCAAGACGTGTTGTTATCCCTGCTGTGGCCACTGCACCAGCTACGGCACCACAACCTCCCAG CACTCCTCAAACACCAGTGTCTGAAGACACAACAGCTTTATTTGGGCCTCCTCTGGAAACAACCTTTGGGGAATCAAAAACTGAAG CGGTTCTGTCTGAGTCCAATGTGTGGGGTGCTCCTCTATCAGAGCTCGACTCCTCTTTTACCAGATCGTTTCCCAGGGGCA CTCCACCTCCCCTTCCACCCAAGAATGTCCCATCGACTGGCCTCCCTTCTATAGATGGTGATGCTG AAGTGTCTAGAGAAGCTGACGGCTCCACCAGGAATCCTTCAATCGCTGACTTGGATAACATTTTTGGACCGACGCAGGCGCCCGATGCTAGCGAGAATACAAGTGACATGTGGGTCTGCTTTAGTGAAGAAAGTCCTGACCGGCCACCTCTGCCGGAGGAACCAGCACCTCCACTACCaacctcctcccctcctccagcAGAATCCCTTGCCCCACCCTTACCCTCATCACCGCCTCCTTCAGAAGACCCTGTACCAGCTCTGCCCACCTCACCTCCCCCTAAAGAGGAATCTGTGCTTCATCTGCCAATAGCCCCGCCCACCACAGCAGAGTCAACTGCGCCTCCTGTCCAATCCGATCGTCCTGTATCCAAAAACGGAACTCCTCTCGCAGTCGCTATTTCCCCACCTCCTGCACCACCAAAAGAAATTGCACCTTCTCCTcaatcctcttctcctcctgtcAACTCACCCACTAGTGTACCCCCAGCCCCTGTTCCTAAAGCAAGAACCCCTCCAGCGGTAACATCCCCCACTGATGAACCTGCAGCACGCCCCATCCCGCCACCCCTTGTCCTGTCTCCAGTGGAGCAGATAAAGAACACAGACTCCAATAAAGCTAAAGAGGTCAGCAGTGAAGCTGTCACCTCACCCATTGATGCTTGCCTGGGGAGCAGGACGACAcctcccccaccacctcctcctcccacatACCGAGCTGTGGTGTCCTCGTCAGGTCCCACATCCGGAGCTGGTGGCTCAAGTAGCG GTTCCTCCTCTCCAGTGCGACCAGCCACTCCTTCATCAGTCAAccacacaccaccaccccctcctccaccccgcCCCCCTTCCCGGCCCAAACTTCCTCCAGGGAAACCAACTGCAGGAGATGCT AGTCGTCCATTCAGTCCTCCGGTCGCCTCTGCAAGCCCTCCTCCCATCGCCCCCTTGGCGCGGGCCGAGAGcacctcttccatctcctccacCAACTCCTTGAGTGCTGCCACCACCCCCACAGTCGGTAAAGAGCTCTCCGTGTCcgtgtcag GCTGCTCCAGAGGACCCAGTCCTCTCACCATGGGAGCTCAggacacacttcctgtggcTGCTGCATTTACAGAGACAGTGAATGCTTTCTTTAAAGGAGCTGATCCCAGCAA gTGTGGTGTGAAGATCATAGGTGAGATGGTTTTGTCGTTTCCAGCTGGGATTACGCGGCACTTTGCTAATAACCCGTCCCCCGCCGTGCTAACCTTCAGCATAACCAACTACAGCCGACTGGAGCATGTGTTGCCTAACCCCCAGCTCCTCTGCTG TGACACCACCACCACAAAAGTCAAGGCTGATTCCAAGGACTTCTGGGTAAACATGCCAAACCTGATTGCCCATTTAAAAAAGGTGGCAGAGCAGAAGCCACAGGCAACATACTACAATGTGGACATGCTCAAATATCAG GTGTCGACGGAGGGCCTTCAGTCGATTCCCCTGAGCCTAGCGGTCAGCTGGAGATGTGAGCCCACCAGCACTGATTTAAGGATAGACTACAAATACAATGGCGACGCCATGACGACGCCAGTGGCCCTCAACAACGTCCAGTTCCTCGTCTCAGTTGATGGAGGGGTTTCAAAACTACAGGCTGTCTTGCCACCTGCTGCATG GAATGCAGAGCATCAAAGAATTCTTTGGAAGATTCCTGATATCTCAAAGAAATCTGAAAATGGAG GTGTGGGATCGTTGTTGGCACGCTTTCAGCTAACAGAAGGCCCCAGTAAACCTGCTCCCCTGGCAGTGCAGTTCACCAGTGAGGGCAGCACGCTATCAGGCTGTGACATCGAGCTGGCCGGGCCAGGATACCGCTTTTCTCTCATCAAGAAGAGGTTTGCTGCAG GAAAATATCTGGCCGACAACTGA
- the sgip1a gene encoding SH3-containing GRB2-like protein 3-interacting protein 1 isoform X6 — MRNNERHNRKEMVADNWAFIWGLKKRTRKAFGIRKKEKDNDSAGSPDRDGGSQKRTNGAPNGFYGDIDWDRYNSPEVDEEGYSIRPDDESEEGVPTTKKSPFFSSDESEEDEDHRKKFKIKIKPLLADRIVTAPSVDELKASIGNIALSPSPLRRSPGLKRNTSREEIARPRRVVIPAVATAPATAPQPPSTPQTPVSEDTTALFGPPLETTFGESKTEAPPPLPPKNVPSTGLPSIDGDAEVSREADGSTRNPSIADLDNIFGPTQAPDASENTSDMWVCFSEESPDRPPLPEEPAPPLPTSSPPPAESLAPPLPSSPPPSEDPVPALPTSPPPKEESVLHLPIAPPTTAESTAPPVQSDRPVSKNGTPLAVAISPPPAPPKEIAPSPQSSSPPVNSPTSVPPAPVPKARTPPAVTSPTDEPAARPIPPPLVLSPVEQIKNTDSNKAKEVSSEAVTSPIDACLGSRTTPPPPPPPPTYRAVVSSSGPTSGAGGSSSGSSSPVRPATPSSVNHTPPPPPPPRPPSRPKLPPGKPTAGDASRPFSPPVASASPPPIAPLARAESTSSISSTNSLSAATTPTVGKELSVSVSENDQPSLVWFDRGKFYLTFEGCSRGPSPLTMGAQDTLPVAAAFTETVNAFFKGADPSKCGVKIIGEMVLSFPAGITRHFANNPSPAVLTFSITNYSRLEHVLPNPQLLCCDTTTTKVKADSKDFWVNMPNLIAHLKKVAEQKPQATYYNVDMLKYQVSTEGLQSIPLSLAVSWRCEPTSTDLRIDYKYNGDAMTTPVALNNVQFLVSVDGGVSKLQAVLPPAAWNAEHQRILWKIPDISKKSENGGVGSLLARFQLTEGPSKPAPLAVQFTSEGSTLSGCDIELAGPGYRFSLIKKRFAAGKYLADN, encoded by the exons ATGAGGAACAATGAGAGGCATAACAGAAAGGAAATGGTGGCAGACAACTGGGCTTTCATCTGGG GATTGAAAAAGCGTACCAGGAAGGCCTTTGGGATacggaagaaagagaaggacaATGACTCTGC GGGGTCACCGGACAGAGACGGGGGT TCTCAGAAGAGGACCAACGGGGCCCCTAATGGCTTCTATGGAGATATTGACTGGGACAGATAT aacTCTCCTGAAGTGGATGAAGAGGGCTACAGCATCAGACCCGATGACGAGTCAGAGGAGGGAG TGCCGACTACCAAAAAGTCCCCATTCTTTTCTTCTGATGAGTCGGAAGAAGACGAGGACCACAggaaaaaattcaaaatcaagATTAAGCCACTGCTGGCTGATCGAATAGTTACAGCTCCCTCAGTTGACGAGCTGAAAGCCTCCATAGGGAACATAGCCCTGTCCCCGTCTCCTCTG AGACGTAGCCCG GGATTGAAAAGGAACACATCCA GAGAGGAGATTGCCAGACCAAGACGTGTTGTTATCCCTGCTGTGGCCACTGCACCAGCTACGGCACCACAACCTCCCAG CACTCCTCAAACACCAGTGTCTGAAGACACAACAGCTTTATTTGGGCCTCCTCTGGAAACAACCTTTGGGGAATCAAAAACTGAAG CTCCACCTCCCCTTCCACCCAAGAATGTCCCATCGACTGGCCTCCCTTCTATAGATGGTGATGCTG AAGTGTCTAGAGAAGCTGACGGCTCCACCAGGAATCCTTCAATCGCTGACTTGGATAACATTTTTGGACCGACGCAGGCGCCCGATGCTAGCGAGAATACAAGTGACATGTGGGTCTGCTTTAGTGAAGAAAGTCCTGACCGGCCACCTCTGCCGGAGGAACCAGCACCTCCACTACCaacctcctcccctcctccagcAGAATCCCTTGCCCCACCCTTACCCTCATCACCGCCTCCTTCAGAAGACCCTGTACCAGCTCTGCCCACCTCACCTCCCCCTAAAGAGGAATCTGTGCTTCATCTGCCAATAGCCCCGCCCACCACAGCAGAGTCAACTGCGCCTCCTGTCCAATCCGATCGTCCTGTATCCAAAAACGGAACTCCTCTCGCAGTCGCTATTTCCCCACCTCCTGCACCACCAAAAGAAATTGCACCTTCTCCTcaatcctcttctcctcctgtcAACTCACCCACTAGTGTACCCCCAGCCCCTGTTCCTAAAGCAAGAACCCCTCCAGCGGTAACATCCCCCACTGATGAACCTGCAGCACGCCCCATCCCGCCACCCCTTGTCCTGTCTCCAGTGGAGCAGATAAAGAACACAGACTCCAATAAAGCTAAAGAGGTCAGCAGTGAAGCTGTCACCTCACCCATTGATGCTTGCCTGGGGAGCAGGACGACAcctcccccaccacctcctcctcccacatACCGAGCTGTGGTGTCCTCGTCAGGTCCCACATCCGGAGCTGGTGGCTCAAGTAGCG GTTCCTCCTCTCCAGTGCGACCAGCCACTCCTTCATCAGTCAAccacacaccaccaccccctcctccaccccgcCCCCCTTCCCGGCCCAAACTTCCTCCAGGGAAACCAACTGCAGGAGATGCT AGTCGTCCATTCAGTCCTCCGGTCGCCTCTGCAAGCCCTCCTCCCATCGCCCCCTTGGCGCGGGCCGAGAGcacctcttccatctcctccacCAACTCCTTGAGTGCTGCCACCACCCCCACAGTCGGTAAAGAGCTCTCCGTGTCcgtgtcag AGAATGACCAGCCCTCCCTTGTATGGTTTGACAGAGGGAAGTTTTATTTAACCTTTGAAG GCTGCTCCAGAGGACCCAGTCCTCTCACCATGGGAGCTCAggacacacttcctgtggcTGCTGCATTTACAGAGACAGTGAATGCTTTCTTTAAAGGAGCTGATCCCAGCAA gTGTGGTGTGAAGATCATAGGTGAGATGGTTTTGTCGTTTCCAGCTGGGATTACGCGGCACTTTGCTAATAACCCGTCCCCCGCCGTGCTAACCTTCAGCATAACCAACTACAGCCGACTGGAGCATGTGTTGCCTAACCCCCAGCTCCTCTGCTG TGACACCACCACCACAAAAGTCAAGGCTGATTCCAAGGACTTCTGGGTAAACATGCCAAACCTGATTGCCCATTTAAAAAAGGTGGCAGAGCAGAAGCCACAGGCAACATACTACAATGTGGACATGCTCAAATATCAG GTGTCGACGGAGGGCCTTCAGTCGATTCCCCTGAGCCTAGCGGTCAGCTGGAGATGTGAGCCCACCAGCACTGATTTAAGGATAGACTACAAATACAATGGCGACGCCATGACGACGCCAGTGGCCCTCAACAACGTCCAGTTCCTCGTCTCAGTTGATGGAGGGGTTTCAAAACTACAGGCTGTCTTGCCACCTGCTGCATG GAATGCAGAGCATCAAAGAATTCTTTGGAAGATTCCTGATATCTCAAAGAAATCTGAAAATGGAG GTGTGGGATCGTTGTTGGCACGCTTTCAGCTAACAGAAGGCCCCAGTAAACCTGCTCCCCTGGCAGTGCAGTTCACCAGTGAGGGCAGCACGCTATCAGGCTGTGACATCGAGCTGGCCGGGCCAGGATACCGCTTTTCTCTCATCAAGAAGAGGTTTGCTGCAG GAAAATATCTGGCCGACAACTGA
- the sgip1a gene encoding SH3-containing GRB2-like protein 3-interacting protein 1 isoform X1 — MRNNERHNRKEMVADNWAFIWGLKKRTRKAFGIRKKEKDNDSAGSPDRDGGSQKRTNGAPNGFYGDIDWDRYNSPEVDEEGYSIRPDDESEEGVPTTKKSPFFSSDESEEDEDHRKKFKIKIKPLLADRIVTAPSVDELKASIGNIALSPSPLRRSPGLKRNTSREEIARPRRVVIPAVATAPATAPQPPSTPQTPVSEDTTALFGPPLETTFGESKTEAVLSESNVWGAPLSELDSSFTRSFPRGTPPPLPPKNVPSTGLPSIDGDAEVSREADGSTRNPSIADLDNIFGPTQAPDASENTSDMWVCFSEESPDRPPLPEEPAPPLPTSSPPPAESLAPPLPSSPPPSEDPVPALPTSPPPKEESVLHLPIAPPTTAESTAPPVQSDRPVSKNGTPLAVAISPPPAPPKEIAPSPQSSSPPVNSPTSVPPAPVPKARTPPAVTSPTDEPAARPIPPPLVLSPVEQIKNTDSNKAKEVSSEAVTSPIDACLGSRTTPPPPPPPPTYRAVVSSSGPTSGAGGSSSGSSSPVRPATPSSVNHTPPPPPPPRPPSRPKLPPGKPTAGDASRPFSPPVASASPPPIAPLARAESTSSISSTNSLSAATTPTVGKELSVSVSENDQPSLVWFDRGKFYLTFEGCSRGPSPLTMGAQDTLPVAAAFTETVNAFFKGADPSKCGVKIIGEMVLSFPAGITRHFANNPSPAVLTFSITNYSRLEHVLPNPQLLCCDTTTTKVKADSKDFWVNMPNLIAHLKKVAEQKPQATYYNVDMLKYQVSTEGLQSIPLSLAVSWRCEPTSTDLRIDYKYNGDAMTTPVALNNVQFLVSVDGGVSKLQAVLPPAAWNAEHQRILWKIPDISKKSENGGVGSLLARFQLTEGPSKPAPLAVQFTSEGSTLSGCDIELAGPGYRFSLIKKRFAAGKYLADN, encoded by the exons ATGAGGAACAATGAGAGGCATAACAGAAAGGAAATGGTGGCAGACAACTGGGCTTTCATCTGGG GATTGAAAAAGCGTACCAGGAAGGCCTTTGGGATacggaagaaagagaaggacaATGACTCTGC GGGGTCACCGGACAGAGACGGGGGT TCTCAGAAGAGGACCAACGGGGCCCCTAATGGCTTCTATGGAGATATTGACTGGGACAGATAT aacTCTCCTGAAGTGGATGAAGAGGGCTACAGCATCAGACCCGATGACGAGTCAGAGGAGGGAG TGCCGACTACCAAAAAGTCCCCATTCTTTTCTTCTGATGAGTCGGAAGAAGACGAGGACCACAggaaaaaattcaaaatcaagATTAAGCCACTGCTGGCTGATCGAATAGTTACAGCTCCCTCAGTTGACGAGCTGAAAGCCTCCATAGGGAACATAGCCCTGTCCCCGTCTCCTCTG AGACGTAGCCCG GGATTGAAAAGGAACACATCCA GAGAGGAGATTGCCAGACCAAGACGTGTTGTTATCCCTGCTGTGGCCACTGCACCAGCTACGGCACCACAACCTCCCAG CACTCCTCAAACACCAGTGTCTGAAGACACAACAGCTTTATTTGGGCCTCCTCTGGAAACAACCTTTGGGGAATCAAAAACTGAAG CGGTTCTGTCTGAGTCCAATGTGTGGGGTGCTCCTCTATCAGAGCTCGACTCCTCTTTTACCAGATCGTTTCCCAGGGGCA CTCCACCTCCCCTTCCACCCAAGAATGTCCCATCGACTGGCCTCCCTTCTATAGATGGTGATGCTG AAGTGTCTAGAGAAGCTGACGGCTCCACCAGGAATCCTTCAATCGCTGACTTGGATAACATTTTTGGACCGACGCAGGCGCCCGATGCTAGCGAGAATACAAGTGACATGTGGGTCTGCTTTAGTGAAGAAAGTCCTGACCGGCCACCTCTGCCGGAGGAACCAGCACCTCCACTACCaacctcctcccctcctccagcAGAATCCCTTGCCCCACCCTTACCCTCATCACCGCCTCCTTCAGAAGACCCTGTACCAGCTCTGCCCACCTCACCTCCCCCTAAAGAGGAATCTGTGCTTCATCTGCCAATAGCCCCGCCCACCACAGCAGAGTCAACTGCGCCTCCTGTCCAATCCGATCGTCCTGTATCCAAAAACGGAACTCCTCTCGCAGTCGCTATTTCCCCACCTCCTGCACCACCAAAAGAAATTGCACCTTCTCCTcaatcctcttctcctcctgtcAACTCACCCACTAGTGTACCCCCAGCCCCTGTTCCTAAAGCAAGAACCCCTCCAGCGGTAACATCCCCCACTGATGAACCTGCAGCACGCCCCATCCCGCCACCCCTTGTCCTGTCTCCAGTGGAGCAGATAAAGAACACAGACTCCAATAAAGCTAAAGAGGTCAGCAGTGAAGCTGTCACCTCACCCATTGATGCTTGCCTGGGGAGCAGGACGACAcctcccccaccacctcctcctcccacatACCGAGCTGTGGTGTCCTCGTCAGGTCCCACATCCGGAGCTGGTGGCTCAAGTAGCG GTTCCTCCTCTCCAGTGCGACCAGCCACTCCTTCATCAGTCAAccacacaccaccaccccctcctccaccccgcCCCCCTTCCCGGCCCAAACTTCCTCCAGGGAAACCAACTGCAGGAGATGCT AGTCGTCCATTCAGTCCTCCGGTCGCCTCTGCAAGCCCTCCTCCCATCGCCCCCTTGGCGCGGGCCGAGAGcacctcttccatctcctccacCAACTCCTTGAGTGCTGCCACCACCCCCACAGTCGGTAAAGAGCTCTCCGTGTCcgtgtcag AGAATGACCAGCCCTCCCTTGTATGGTTTGACAGAGGGAAGTTTTATTTAACCTTTGAAG GCTGCTCCAGAGGACCCAGTCCTCTCACCATGGGAGCTCAggacacacttcctgtggcTGCTGCATTTACAGAGACAGTGAATGCTTTCTTTAAAGGAGCTGATCCCAGCAA gTGTGGTGTGAAGATCATAGGTGAGATGGTTTTGTCGTTTCCAGCTGGGATTACGCGGCACTTTGCTAATAACCCGTCCCCCGCCGTGCTAACCTTCAGCATAACCAACTACAGCCGACTGGAGCATGTGTTGCCTAACCCCCAGCTCCTCTGCTG TGACACCACCACCACAAAAGTCAAGGCTGATTCCAAGGACTTCTGGGTAAACATGCCAAACCTGATTGCCCATTTAAAAAAGGTGGCAGAGCAGAAGCCACAGGCAACATACTACAATGTGGACATGCTCAAATATCAG GTGTCGACGGAGGGCCTTCAGTCGATTCCCCTGAGCCTAGCGGTCAGCTGGAGATGTGAGCCCACCAGCACTGATTTAAGGATAGACTACAAATACAATGGCGACGCCATGACGACGCCAGTGGCCCTCAACAACGTCCAGTTCCTCGTCTCAGTTGATGGAGGGGTTTCAAAACTACAGGCTGTCTTGCCACCTGCTGCATG GAATGCAGAGCATCAAAGAATTCTTTGGAAGATTCCTGATATCTCAAAGAAATCTGAAAATGGAG GTGTGGGATCGTTGTTGGCACGCTTTCAGCTAACAGAAGGCCCCAGTAAACCTGCTCCCCTGGCAGTGCAGTTCACCAGTGAGGGCAGCACGCTATCAGGCTGTGACATCGAGCTGGCCGGGCCAGGATACCGCTTTTCTCTCATCAAGAAGAGGTTTGCTGCAG GAAAATATCTGGCCGACAACTGA